The Streptomyces laurentii genome contains a region encoding:
- a CDS encoding hypothetical protein (identified by MetaGeneAnnotator; putative;~sequence version:1) yields MPGPPPDREEAPPRPVRQAPAATVRCPNCGTENAADRTLCVRCALLLDPGPPPAVRPPWWRRLLHRERRPAPVAGTRPRPAWRRPRVALPLILLLLAVGVWFALPRVGGWLGLARDETGTPESLPPTAFRASSALKDHPAGAAFDGFNNRYWAPATPDATLEADFEKPGVRVTKLVVFGGISAKQDEFLTQARPARLRVELLTADGETKTQRVTLKDQAGQQTFDVRGTDVVRARLVPETWYGAGHDRRLAVAEVEFFGHRG; encoded by the coding sequence GTGCCGGGGCCGCCGCCGGACCGGGAGGAGGCGCCGCCCCGTCCCGTACGGCAGGCGCCGGCCGCGACCGTACGGTGTCCCAACTGCGGCACCGAGAACGCGGCCGACCGCACCCTGTGCGTCCGGTGCGCGCTGCTCCTCGACCCCGGGCCGCCGCCCGCCGTCCGGCCTCCGTGGTGGCGCCGGCTGCTGCACCGCGAACGGCGGCCGGCTCCGGTCGCGGGCACCCGCCCGCGCCCCGCCTGGCGCCGCCCCCGGGTCGCGCTGCCGCTGATCCTGCTGCTGCTCGCCGTCGGCGTCTGGTTCGCCCTGCCGCGCGTGGGTGGCTGGCTGGGCCTCGCGCGCGACGAGACGGGGACGCCCGAATCGCTGCCGCCCACCGCCTTCCGGGCGTCCAGCGCGCTGAAGGACCATCCGGCGGGCGCGGCCTTCGACGGCTTCAACAACCGCTACTGGGCGCCCGCCACCCCGGACGCGACACTGGAGGCCGACTTCGAGAAGCCCGGGGTGCGGGTCACGAAGCTGGTGGTGTTCGGCGGGATCTCGGCGAAGCAGGACGAGTTCCTGACCCAGGCCCGCCCGGCCCGGCTGCGGGTGGAACTGCTCACGGCGGACGGCGAGACGAAGACCCAGCGCGTCACCCTCAAGGATCAAGCGGGTCAGCAGACCTTCGACGTACGCGGTACGGACGTGGTCCGGGCCCGGCTCGTTCCGGAGACCTGGTACGGGGCCGGGCACGACCGTCGACTCGCGGTGGCCGAGGTCGAGTTCTTCGGACACCGCGGGTGA
- a CDS encoding hypothetical protein (identified by MetaGeneAnnotator; putative;~sequence version:1), producing MRTDVPGLPSPHPLIDLLPAVYLEHDFLARFLEALDEVLAPVLLSVDNLPAYLDPRHAPEDFLEWLAGWVAVEPPGEPGAVPVERRRAEVRGAVARHRARGTTAGLTEALRLETGGVEPRITESGGTVWSTTPGTPLPGGGRPWVTVRLAMPDPGRVRRARLEELIRGEIPAHVGFTLELLPGGAG from the coding sequence GTGCGCACCGACGTCCCCGGGCTGCCGAGCCCGCATCCGCTGATCGACCTGCTGCCCGCGGTCTATCTCGAACACGACTTCCTGGCACGGTTCCTGGAGGCCCTCGACGAGGTGCTGGCGCCGGTGCTGCTGAGCGTCGACAACCTGCCCGCGTACCTCGACCCGCGGCACGCGCCCGAGGACTTCCTGGAGTGGCTGGCGGGCTGGGTGGCGGTGGAGCCGCCCGGCGAACCCGGCGCGGTCCCGGTGGAACGACGGCGCGCCGAGGTACGGGGCGCGGTCGCCCGGCACCGGGCGCGCGGCACGACGGCCGGGCTCACGGAGGCGCTGCGCCTGGAGACGGGCGGGGTGGAGCCGCGGATCACGGAGAGCGGCGGGACGGTGTGGTCGACCACCCCGGGCACGCCGCTGCCGGGCGGCGGCCGGCCGTGGGTGACGGTGCGGCTCGCGATGCCGGATCCCGGACGGGTGCGCCGGGCCCGTCTGGAGGAACTGATCCGGGGCGAGATCCCGGCGCATGTGGGGTTCACGCTGGAACTGCTGCCGGGGGGCGCGGGATGA
- a CDS encoding hypothetical protein (identified by MetaGeneAnnotator; putative;~sequence version:1), with protein sequence MTLPSPNLDDRRFQGLVDEAKRYVQRRCPEWTDHNVSDPGVTLIEAFATMVDGLVYRVNRVPEKSYLTFLDLIGVRLHPPTAAGTDVTFRLSAPQPEPVVVRAGTEVATVRTETEPAVVFTTTRELTIPPCAYAALATWPAAGSGQGAQSGQGGQSGQGAGPAGVDPRMVKGGARSAVDRTEELALGRDVPCFSPTPTPGDALYVGLTAAVPAGVVVLRLDCDVQGVGVDPLRPPLVWEAWDGDRWSACEVEKDDTGGFNRSGELILHLPATHTPGRVVRRTGGWLRCRLVEAAADQPTYVAPPVVRGVTAFTIGATVGAEHAERITDEVLGTAEGVPGQSFTVSRPPVVPDEFALEVTPPEPARAVGAGAGSAGGSAPADVWTRVDDFAHSAPDDRHFTLDEGTGRVEFGPAVRERDGSIRHFGAVPVKGASVRVRSYRTGGGAQGNVARGTLRVLRGTAPFVARVENRRPAVGGVDGETVDSARIRGPLTLRTLQRAVVPQDYELLAREVAPDAARVHCVPEDGEAGVRLLVVPSGRGDAHGRIAFDELIPPPGTLERIARHLDARRPIGARLAVEPPYYMGVTFVATVQAGRGASAERVHEDALTALNGYFNALTGGPSGDGWPFGRPVQTGEAYAVLQRVAGVDLVDDVRLYRADPVTGQRTEVPDGRIALDRHALVFSYEHQLRVREV encoded by the coding sequence ATGACGCTGCCGAGCCCGAATCTGGACGACCGGCGCTTCCAGGGCCTGGTGGACGAGGCCAAGCGGTACGTCCAGCGGCGCTGCCCGGAGTGGACCGACCACAATGTGTCGGATCCCGGGGTCACGCTCATCGAGGCGTTCGCGACCATGGTGGACGGGCTCGTCTACCGGGTGAACCGGGTGCCGGAGAAGAGCTATCTGACGTTCCTCGACCTCATCGGGGTGCGGCTGCACCCGCCGACGGCGGCCGGTACGGACGTGACGTTCCGGCTGTCGGCGCCGCAGCCGGAGCCGGTGGTGGTGCGGGCCGGGACGGAGGTGGCGACGGTCCGTACCGAGACCGAGCCGGCCGTGGTGTTCACCACCACGCGCGAGCTGACGATCCCGCCCTGCGCGTACGCGGCCCTCGCGACCTGGCCGGCGGCCGGGTCCGGTCAGGGAGCGCAGTCCGGGCAGGGCGGACAGTCCGGGCAGGGCGCGGGACCGGCCGGGGTCGATCCGCGGATGGTGAAGGGCGGCGCCCGCAGCGCCGTGGACCGGACCGAGGAACTGGCGCTCGGCCGCGACGTGCCCTGCTTCTCCCCCACCCCCACCCCCGGCGACGCGCTGTACGTGGGTCTCACGGCGGCCGTCCCGGCGGGCGTCGTCGTCCTGCGCCTCGACTGCGACGTCCAGGGCGTGGGCGTCGACCCGCTGCGGCCGCCGCTGGTGTGGGAGGCGTGGGACGGGGACCGCTGGTCGGCGTGCGAGGTGGAGAAGGACGACACGGGCGGCTTCAACCGGTCCGGCGAACTGATCCTGCATCTGCCCGCCACCCACACCCCGGGCCGGGTCGTCCGGCGCACCGGCGGCTGGCTGCGCTGCCGGCTCGTCGAGGCGGCGGCCGACCAGCCGACGTATGTGGCACCGCCGGTGGTACGAGGCGTCACCGCGTTCACGATCGGCGCGACCGTCGGCGCGGAGCACGCGGAACGGATCACGGACGAGGTTCTGGGCACGGCCGAGGGGGTGCCGGGGCAATCGTTCACGGTCTCCCGGCCGCCGGTCGTGCCGGACGAGTTCGCGCTGGAGGTGACACCGCCGGAGCCGGCGCGCGCGGTGGGCGCCGGAGCAGGATCGGCCGGTGGGAGTGCGCCGGCCGACGTGTGGACGCGGGTCGACGACTTCGCCCATTCCGCCCCGGACGACCGGCACTTCACGCTCGACGAGGGTACGGGCCGGGTCGAGTTCGGTCCGGCGGTCCGCGAACGGGACGGCTCGATACGTCACTTCGGCGCGGTCCCGGTCAAGGGAGCTTCGGTACGAGTCCGTTCGTACCGGACGGGCGGCGGGGCGCAGGGCAACGTGGCCCGCGGGACCCTGCGGGTGCTGCGCGGCACGGCGCCGTTCGTGGCCCGGGTGGAGAACCGGCGGCCGGCCGTCGGCGGGGTCGACGGCGAGACCGTGGACAGCGCCCGGATCCGGGGCCCGCTGACCCTCCGTACCCTCCAACGCGCCGTCGTCCCCCAGGACTACGAACTGCTCGCCCGCGAGGTCGCGCCGGACGCGGCCCGCGTGCACTGCGTCCCCGAGGACGGCGAGGCCGGGGTGCGGCTGCTCGTCGTGCCCTCGGGGCGCGGCGACGCGCACGGGCGGATCGCCTTCGACGAACTGATCCCGCCGCCGGGCACCCTGGAGCGGATCGCCCGCCATCTCGACGCCCGCCGCCCGATCGGCGCGCGGCTCGCCGTCGAGCCGCCGTACTACATGGGCGTCACCTTCGTGGCGACGGTGCAGGCGGGGCGCGGCGCCTCGGCCGAGCGGGTCCACGAGGACGCCCTGACCGCGCTGAACGGCTACTTCAACGCGCTCACCGGCGGGCCGTCGGGGGATGGCTGGCCGTTCGGGCGGCCGGTGCAGACGGGCGAGGCGTACGCGGTGCTCCAGCGGGTCGCGGGCGTCGACCTGGTCGACGACGTACGGCTCTACCGGGCCGACCCGGTGACCGGGCAGCGCACCGAGGTGCCCGACGGGCGGATCGCCCTCGACCGGCACGCGCTCGTCTTCTCGTACGAGCACCAGCTGCGGGTCCGGGAGGTCTGA
- a CDS encoding phage baseplate lysozyme (Gene 25-like lysozyme; cl01403;~identified by MetaGeneAnnotator; putative;~phage baseplate lysozyme [Amycolatopsis mediterranei U32]) — MGQEFIGAGWAFPPRTDATGSIALVRGERELEESIRLILATSPGERPMRPEFGCAVNDYVFAPADAGTAGQLAYEVRLALERWEPRIEVTEVVVRFDEADNGVLYIDIGYTVRGANDPRNLVFPFYVIPEEDRA, encoded by the coding sequence ATGGGACAGGAGTTCATCGGCGCGGGCTGGGCGTTCCCGCCGCGTACCGACGCCACCGGGTCGATCGCCCTCGTCCGGGGCGAGCGCGAGCTGGAGGAGTCGATCCGGCTGATCCTGGCGACGTCGCCCGGGGAGCGGCCGATGCGGCCCGAGTTCGGCTGCGCCGTCAACGACTACGTGTTCGCGCCGGCCGACGCCGGGACGGCGGGCCAACTCGCCTACGAGGTACGGCTCGCGCTGGAGCGGTGGGAGCCGCGGATCGAGGTGACCGAGGTCGTGGTCCGGTTCGACGAGGCCGACAACGGCGTGCTGTACATCGACATCGGCTACACCGTGCGCGGCGCGAACGATCCGCGCAATCTCGTCTTCCCGTTCTATGTGATCCCGGAGGAGGACCGGGCATGA
- a CDS encoding PAAR repeat-containing protein (COG4104 Uncharacterized conserved protein;~PAAR motif; cl15808;~PAAR repeat-containing protein [Streptomyces bingchenggensis BCW-1];~identified by MetaGeneAnnotator; putative), with amino-acid sequence MAQMSAAAARVGDPTAHPGVIGPPGVPSVLIGGRPAATVGTAHQCASPAAHPPSALAPPGSTTVLIVGRPAARVGDLSGCGSAVVSGCASVLIGG; translated from the coding sequence ATGGCACAGATGTCGGCAGCGGCGGCTCGGGTCGGCGACCCGACCGCGCATCCGGGGGTGATCGGCCCGCCGGGCGTGCCGTCGGTCCTGATCGGCGGCCGGCCGGCCGCGACGGTCGGCACCGCGCACCAGTGCGCGTCGCCCGCCGCTCACCCGCCGTCCGCGCTCGCGCCGCCCGGCTCGACGACGGTGCTGATCGTGGGCCGCCCGGCGGCCCGGGTCGGGGATCTGTCGGGCTGCGGTTCGGCGGTCGTGTCGGGCTGCGCGTCGGTGCTGATCGGAGGCTGA
- a CDS encoding rhs element vgr protein (COG3500 Phage protein D;~Phage protein D [General function prediction only];~Phage-related baseplate assembly protein; pfam04717;~Rhs element Vgr protein [Streptomyces bingchenggensis BCW-1];~identified by MetaGeneAnnotator; putative), with protein sequence MAPPGVASALVVEVAGRPLPARLLNTLVEGYVDDSRTLPDLFLLRFRDPDRTLLTQGGITVGAEVRLLARGGGGTEPRPLLTGMVTALELELDESGTYTVVRGLDETCRLLRGARVAGYQNMTVSDIVAQVAQRAGLKPGTVDVAGPVLDHVVQPNITDWEFVRGLAEEAGAQAYVRDGRLHVAKPPEAGGAPDASARAERDPLVLELGANLLRCRASVSAAEQVSEVEVRGWDVRGKRALVGRAPAGSSPTLALGVTAAEVTAPFGEARHVVTDAGYGTQERVDRAAKALAERIAGAFAELEAVIRGNPEVRAGVAVALNAVGAPFEGRYTVTSSRHVFDALRGYETWLTVSGQQERSLYGLTGGGAAGRAQGGGGGGGLVNATVTDTQDPEGSGRVKVSFPWLSDEYASDWARTAQAAGTGGGEPYIPEVGDEVVVGFEQGRLDRPYVLGGLYNGQDRPSGGGQVDPTSGSVDRRAFASKGGHKLELLDAAGGAQGVKLRTGDGKLTIDLDQSGTTVTIASDGAVKISAKEKVSITASGGVSVDAERGALELRGDSVTLTARQGVKVDGGQGAVRLATGGAVDVQGASVTVDGTQRTELKGGTTLSVNAPLVKIN encoded by the coding sequence ATGGCGCCGCCCGGCGTCGCGTCGGCGCTCGTCGTGGAGGTGGCGGGCCGACCGCTGCCGGCCCGGCTCCTGAACACGCTGGTCGAGGGGTACGTCGACGACAGCCGGACGCTGCCCGACCTGTTCCTGCTGCGGTTCCGCGACCCGGACCGGACCCTGCTCACGCAGGGCGGGATCACGGTCGGCGCCGAAGTCCGGCTGCTCGCGCGGGGCGGCGGCGGTACGGAGCCGCGCCCGCTGCTCACCGGGATGGTGACGGCGCTCGAACTGGAGCTGGACGAGTCGGGCACGTACACGGTGGTCCGCGGCCTCGACGAGACCTGCCGGCTGCTGCGCGGGGCGCGGGTGGCGGGCTACCAGAACATGACGGTCTCCGACATCGTCGCCCAGGTCGCGCAGCGCGCCGGGCTGAAGCCGGGCACGGTGGACGTGGCGGGCCCGGTGCTCGACCACGTCGTCCAACCCAACATCACGGACTGGGAGTTCGTGCGCGGGCTCGCCGAGGAGGCGGGTGCCCAGGCGTACGTACGGGACGGGCGGCTGCACGTGGCGAAGCCGCCCGAGGCGGGCGGTGCGCCGGACGCCTCAGCGCGTGCCGAACGCGACCCGCTGGTCCTGGAGTTGGGCGCGAACCTGCTGCGCTGCCGGGCGTCGGTGTCGGCGGCCGAGCAGGTCTCCGAGGTGGAGGTGCGCGGCTGGGACGTGCGGGGCAAGCGGGCGCTGGTGGGCCGGGCCCCGGCGGGCAGTTCGCCGACGCTCGCGCTCGGGGTGACCGCGGCCGAGGTGACGGCCCCCTTCGGCGAGGCCCGGCACGTGGTGACGGACGCCGGTTACGGGACGCAGGAGCGGGTCGACCGGGCGGCGAAGGCGCTGGCCGAGCGGATCGCGGGCGCGTTCGCGGAACTGGAGGCGGTGATCCGGGGGAACCCGGAGGTACGGGCGGGCGTGGCGGTGGCGCTCAACGCGGTCGGCGCACCGTTCGAGGGCCGGTACACGGTGACGTCGTCCCGGCATGTCTTCGACGCGCTGCGCGGGTACGAGACCTGGCTGACGGTGTCGGGGCAGCAGGAGCGTTCGCTGTACGGGCTGACCGGAGGCGGCGCGGCCGGCCGCGCCCAAGGCGGGGGCGGGGGCGGCGGGTTGGTCAACGCGACGGTGACCGACACCCAGGACCCGGAGGGCTCGGGCCGGGTGAAGGTGTCGTTCCCGTGGCTGTCGGACGAGTACGCGAGCGACTGGGCTCGGACGGCGCAGGCGGCCGGCACCGGGGGCGGCGAGCCGTACATCCCGGAGGTCGGCGACGAGGTCGTGGTCGGCTTCGAGCAGGGACGGCTCGACCGTCCGTACGTCCTGGGCGGGCTGTACAACGGGCAGGACCGGCCGTCCGGCGGCGGGCAGGTGGATCCGACCTCGGGGTCGGTGGACCGGCGCGCGTTCGCGTCCAAGGGCGGGCACAAACTCGAACTGCTCGACGCGGCGGGCGGGGCGCAGGGGGTGAAGCTGCGGACCGGCGACGGGAAGCTGACGATCGACCTGGACCAGTCGGGGACGACGGTCACCATCGCCAGCGACGGCGCGGTGAAGATCAGCGCGAAGGAGAAGGTGTCGATCACGGCCTCGGGCGGGGTGAGCGTCGACGCTGAGCGCGGCGCCCTTGAACTACGGGGTGACAGTGTGACCTTGACGGCTCGTCAGGGCGTGAAGGTCGACGGCGGACAGGGCGCGGTCCGGCTGGCGACCGGGGGCGCGGTGGACGTGCAGGGGGCCTCGGTCACGGTGGACGGCACTCAGCGCACGGAACTCAAGGGCGGGACGACGCTGTCGGTCAACGCGCCCCTGGTCAAGATCAACTGA
- a CDS encoding peptidoglycan-binding lysM (COG1652 Uncharacterized protein containing LysM domain;~Peptidoglycan-binding LysM [Streptomyces bingchenggensis BCW-1];~Uncharacterized protein containing LysM domain [Function unknown]; COG1652;~identified by MetaGeneAnnotator; putative): MTPPSSAPVAFSAAGTSGVAASAKKGASARPKLEHAYLELRTPPSGGGLTPGGPCGRIDFQFNPKELSLTKAAAWKRTPAKGAKSAGPPEYQGPQPSKLTVEMFFDAGDTQDNRVVTAVEQLFACCVPTSETRQQQRSSPPWVVFHWGGLTGFPGYVSQVQAKYTLFTTSGVPIRAVCQVTMEEISGETPGQNPTSGALTARRTHRVAAGDSLPSLAQREYGDPAAWRVIAEANGIDDPLRLAPGRQLLLPAPDELGRLRGDGGPSADGRRER, from the coding sequence ATGACCCCACCCTCCAGCGCTCCCGTCGCCTTCAGCGCGGCCGGCACGTCCGGGGTCGCGGCGTCGGCCAAGAAGGGCGCGTCCGCGCGGCCGAAGCTGGAGCACGCGTATCTGGAGCTGCGCACGCCGCCGTCGGGCGGCGGGCTCACCCCGGGCGGGCCGTGCGGACGGATCGACTTCCAGTTCAATCCCAAGGAGTTGAGCCTGACGAAGGCGGCGGCGTGGAAACGCACCCCCGCCAAGGGCGCGAAGAGCGCCGGACCGCCGGAGTACCAGGGGCCTCAGCCCAGCAAGTTGACGGTGGAGATGTTCTTCGACGCGGGCGACACCCAGGACAACCGGGTGGTGACGGCCGTCGAGCAGCTCTTCGCCTGCTGTGTGCCGACGAGCGAGACCCGGCAGCAGCAGCGTTCGTCGCCGCCGTGGGTGGTGTTCCACTGGGGCGGGCTCACCGGCTTCCCCGGATATGTCAGCCAAGTGCAGGCCAAATACACGCTGTTCACCACTTCCGGGGTGCCGATCCGGGCGGTCTGCCAGGTCACCATGGAGGAGATCAGCGGCGAGACGCCGGGCCAGAACCCGACCTCGGGCGCGCTCACGGCGCGGCGGACGCACCGGGTGGCGGCCGGGGATTCGCTGCCGTCGCTCGCGCAGCGCGAGTACGGGGATCCGGCGGCCTGGCGGGTGATCGCGGAGGCGAACGGCATCGACGATCCGCTGCGGCTCGCGCCCGGACGGCAGTTGCTGCTGCCCGCGCCCGACGAACTGGGCCGGCTGCGGGGCGACGGTGGGCCGTCGGCCGACGGCCGGAGGGAGCGCTGA
- a CDS encoding phage tail protein (T4-like virus tail tube protein gp19; cl12125;~identified by MetaGeneAnnotator; putative;~phage tail protein [Amycolatopsis mediterranei U32]), whose protein sequence is MATAAKNDEPAVSVCFVVTVDDIELGSFNTCEGLGCEVVLETREEGGNNGHVWQLPTRLKYSNVKLSRPLTRDTEKVARWFASMTTGFTRKTAHIEARTGDGRTVAQWGLLEVVPVRWTGPSFTPESPKVAVETIEIAHHGYVMEG, encoded by the coding sequence ATGGCCACAGCCGCCAAGAACGACGAGCCCGCCGTCAGCGTCTGCTTCGTCGTCACCGTCGACGACATCGAACTCGGGTCGTTCAACACCTGCGAGGGCCTGGGCTGCGAGGTCGTCCTGGAGACGCGGGAGGAGGGCGGCAACAACGGGCACGTGTGGCAGCTGCCGACCCGGCTGAAGTACTCCAACGTCAAGCTGTCGCGGCCGCTCACCCGCGACACCGAGAAGGTCGCGCGCTGGTTCGCCAGCATGACGACCGGGTTCACCCGCAAGACCGCGCACATCGAGGCGCGGACCGGCGACGGCCGGACGGTCGCCCAGTGGGGGCTGCTCGAAGTGGTGCCGGTGCGGTGGACGGGGCCGTCGTTCACGCCCGAGTCGCCCAAGGTGGCGGTCGAGACGATCGAGATCGCCCATCACGGCTATGTGATGGAGGGCTGA
- a CDS encoding hypothetical protein (identified by MetaGeneAnnotator; putative;~sequence version:1) encodes MGLLSWLRGSRGGATTSEAAAPRSGPAPDTTDAATPAAPEAREDRFDVAELPPIQRVLEAPSLVTDPSGFESGLSTRRPTALTSSLGHLVSADAPSGVAGGVTAPVQRSVVDFPVRALPAPSLRETATGAHPDRARDGDVIPEPDAGPVVSRALAGTDAAPTVVQPVAPRPKRPEATAAGRPAVQRVTPPAAPEPEPEAESVADQPTEPEQVSAPGEESHTEPDAPVRPLVGDRAPLDAPEPTSPSPGVQRSPGTPTPAPTPPPPATPRRAPGLGAPLPELPPTAQRKAAATASTTPTTPDSTHMETPTAVREEPASLPDAAPLPPPEPAPEPVAPLLADRPLQLRTVAEEQAAPGVPVPPAVQPVRWEPAPAPAPVQRATGAPARAAATTQRQQQRPTSAAEPVVARSVSPAALNSPPPPRAPRDAGDVAVAAGIAQRMSDGSVVFLPPPPPVQRAVSPASGPFVQRETVTEEPPPPDPAPEPTTAAPEPAPEPEPGPEASAPPGAPATGAPGAAGTPGAPGTPAVTDEFVRALYPPLARLLKADLRLDRERAGRLLDTRP; translated from the coding sequence CCCGGCGGCGCCGGAGGCTCGCGAGGACCGCTTCGACGTGGCCGAACTTCCTCCGATCCAGAGGGTGTTGGAAGCACCCTCTCTGGTCACCGATCCGTCCGGCTTCGAGAGCGGGCTGTCCACCCGGCGGCCGACCGCCCTGACGTCGTCGCTGGGTCACCTCGTGAGCGCCGACGCGCCGAGCGGGGTCGCCGGGGGTGTCACGGCGCCGGTCCAGCGGTCGGTGGTCGATTTTCCGGTACGGGCGCTTCCGGCGCCCTCTCTCCGGGAGACGGCGACCGGGGCGCACCCGGACCGCGCACGCGACGGTGACGTGATCCCGGAGCCGGATGCCGGCCCGGTCGTCAGCCGGGCCCTCGCGGGAACGGACGCCGCGCCGACCGTCGTACAGCCAGTCGCACCTCGGCCCAAGCGGCCTGAGGCGACCGCCGCCGGGCGTCCGGCGGTGCAGCGCGTGACGCCACCTGCGGCACCCGAGCCTGAGCCCGAGGCCGAGTCCGTAGCCGATCAGCCCACCGAGCCGGAGCAGGTGTCCGCGCCCGGCGAGGAGTCGCATACCGAACCCGACGCTCCTGTACGGCCGTTGGTCGGCGACCGGGCCCCGCTCGACGCGCCCGAGCCCACCTCGCCGTCGCCCGGCGTCCAGCGTTCCCCCGGCACACCGACGCCAGCCCCGACTCCACCACCCCCCGCCACACCCCGTCGTGCCCCCGGGCTCGGGGCACCGCTGCCGGAGCTGCCGCCGACGGCCCAGCGGAAGGCTGCGGCCACCGCGTCGACCACCCCGACAACGCCGGACAGCACGCACATGGAGACACCCACGGCCGTACGCGAGGAGCCCGCGTCCCTTCCTGATGCGGCGCCCCTTCCCCCGCCCGAGCCCGCCCCCGAGCCCGTGGCGCCGCTGCTCGCCGACCGGCCGCTGCAGTTGCGTACCGTCGCCGAGGAGCAGGCCGCGCCGGGCGTGCCCGTCCCGCCTGCCGTCCAGCCCGTGCGCTGGGAGCCGGCACCCGCACCCGCCCCCGTGCAGCGCGCGACCGGGGCACCCGCCCGGGCCGCCGCGACCACGCAGCGACAGCAGCAGCGACCCACCTCCGCCGCCGAGCCAGTCGTCGCCCGGTCCGTGTCTCCCGCAGCCTTGAACTCCCCGCCCCCGCCCCGCGCGCCGCGTGATGCCGGGGACGTGGCCGTGGCCGCCGGGATCGCGCAGCGAATGTCCGACGGGAGCGTGGTGTTCCTGCCGCCCCCGCCACCGGTCCAGCGGGCCGTCTCACCCGCGTCGGGCCCCTTCGTCCAGCGCGAGACCGTCACCGAAGAACCCCCGCCGCCCGATCCCGCACCCGAACCGACCACCGCCGCCCCGGAACCGGCCCCCGAGCCGGAGCCTGGACCCGAGGCGTCCGCGCCGCCAGGCGCGCCCGCCACAGGGGCACCCGGCGCTGCGGGCACACCTGGCGCGCCCGGCACTCCCGCCGTCACCGACGAGTTCGTCCGCGCCCTCTACCCCCCGCTCGCCCGCCTCCTCAAGGCCGATCTGCGCCTCGACCGCGAACGCGCGGGCCGGCTCCTCGACACCCGCCCCTGA